One genomic region from Pseudomonas hormoni encodes:
- a CDS encoding ABC transporter permease produces MYGSYARWIPRAASILLCLVFWQLAASHHWNLGLVTFANVPTPLAVIEAALGLGDSGKLAQHLSSSLSRVFAGYLAALIIGIALGLAIGRSKWAEDLLLPPLEVLRPIPAVAWIPLAILMFPSSELSMVFITFTGALFPILLNTVHGVEGVDPRLIASAKSLGAGRRAILLEVILPGAAPSIITGLAIGMGTSWFCLVTAEMISGQYGIGYYTWESYTIQNYADIVVGMLLIGVLGMGSSLLIKRLGGLFTPWHRPRGKT; encoded by the coding sequence GTGTACGGATCATATGCACGCTGGATTCCAAGAGCAGCTTCGATACTGCTCTGCCTTGTATTCTGGCAACTCGCCGCCAGCCACCACTGGAACCTTGGCCTGGTCACCTTCGCCAACGTGCCAACCCCGCTCGCGGTCATTGAAGCGGCGCTGGGCCTCGGCGACTCCGGCAAGCTCGCCCAGCACCTGAGCAGCAGCCTCAGCCGGGTGTTCGCCGGTTACCTCGCGGCGCTGATCATCGGCATCGCGTTGGGCCTGGCGATCGGCCGTTCGAAATGGGCCGAAGACCTGTTGTTGCCGCCACTGGAAGTCCTGCGCCCGATCCCGGCGGTGGCCTGGATTCCCTTGGCCATCCTGATGTTCCCGTCGTCCGAGTTGTCGATGGTCTTCATCACCTTCACCGGCGCGCTGTTCCCGATCCTGCTCAACACCGTGCACGGCGTCGAAGGTGTCGATCCACGCTTGATCGCCTCGGCGAAAAGTCTCGGCGCCGGGCGGCGGGCGATCCTGCTGGAGGTGATTCTGCCAGGCGCTGCGCCGAGCATCATCACCGGCCTCGCCATCGGCATGGGCACCTCGTGGTTCTGCCTGGTGACCGCGGAGATGATCTCCGGCCAGTACGGCATCGGCTATTACACCTGGGAGTCCTACACCATCCAGAACTACGCCGACATCGTGGTCGGCATGTTGCTGATCGGCGTACTTGGCATGGGCAGCAGCTTGCTGATCAAACGACTGGGCGGATTGTTCACCCCCTGGCATCGACCACGAGGAAAAACCTGA
- a CDS encoding ABC transporter ATP-binding protein, which yields MSVFQHPEGRVDIRGLSISLGEGSAAFEAVQGLDCQIEPGQFVCILGPSGCGKSTLLGALAGHLQPRAGSLKVDGEDVSAPSPQRGMVFQQHTLFPWRTVRDNVAFGLKMRGIGKAERHRAADEILALVGLEGFAERWPDQLSGGMQQRVEIARVLINRPRLLLMDEPFGALDALTRLNMQELLLDIWTRIRTTVVFVTHDIDEALFLADRLLVMSSRPGRIIEDLRLDFPRPRTTELVTRHEFSRLKRHCLELLRHEDGRQLPRLNPLGLPPENKLPRFAL from the coding sequence ATGAGCGTTTTTCAACACCCTGAAGGGCGGGTCGATATTCGCGGACTTTCGATCAGCCTGGGGGAGGGCAGCGCCGCGTTCGAGGCGGTGCAGGGCCTCGATTGCCAGATCGAACCGGGCCAGTTCGTGTGCATCCTCGGGCCGTCCGGTTGCGGCAAATCCACCTTGCTCGGTGCACTGGCCGGCCACCTGCAACCCCGCGCCGGCAGCCTCAAGGTCGACGGCGAAGACGTGTCGGCGCCTTCACCGCAGCGCGGCATGGTGTTCCAGCAGCACACGCTGTTCCCTTGGCGCACGGTGCGCGACAACGTGGCGTTCGGCCTGAAAATGCGCGGCATCGGCAAAGCGGAGCGCCACAGGGCAGCCGACGAAATTCTCGCGCTGGTCGGCCTCGAAGGGTTTGCCGAGCGCTGGCCGGATCAGCTCTCCGGTGGAATGCAGCAGCGGGTGGAAATCGCCCGGGTACTGATCAATCGTCCGCGCCTGTTGCTGATGGACGAGCCCTTCGGCGCGCTCGATGCGTTGACCCGCTTGAACATGCAGGAACTGCTGCTGGATATCTGGACGCGCATCCGCACCACCGTGGTGTTCGTCACCCATGACATTGACGAAGCGCTGTTCCTCGCCGACCGGCTGCTGGTGATGAGTTCGCGCCCCGGCCGGATCATCGAAGACCTGCGCCTCGACTTCCCCCGGCCACGCACCACTGAACTGGTGACCCGCCACGAATTCTCCCGCTTGAAGCGCCATTGCCTCGAATTACTGCGTCACGAAGACGGTCGGCAGTTACCGCGCCTGAACCCTCTCGGACTTCCTCCTGAAAACAAACTGCCGCGATTTGCCTTATGA
- a CDS encoding HEAT repeat domain-containing protein, translating to MTSLFDVTDNDDILALQPRLTDEDPGVRRIALIELADLEEPDGLLWLVNRLAEDPTEEVRAEAARLLEAWEDEPVVEALCQALTDPALAVQSAAAQSLSLLKSEAAGRVILPWTGHADISVRIAAFRALRELRFPDAAAAAVGALNDADAAVRREAVGVLGWLKQLDALPALARLASDDPDTEVRRAATGALGLASDALVLPSLRQALQDNAWQVREEAATTLGKVGHADAGPALVEALSDDYWQVRLRATRSLGRLRYAPALEALIETLGHRISNLRKEAALALGELNDKGAIAPLQAAQDDGDPEVRKAVRIALSQLQ from the coding sequence ATGACCTCTCTATTCGATGTAACCGATAACGACGACATCCTCGCCCTGCAACCGCGCCTGACGGATGAGGACCCCGGCGTGCGCCGGATTGCCCTGATCGAACTGGCCGACCTCGAAGAACCGGACGGCTTGCTATGGCTGGTCAATCGACTGGCCGAAGACCCGACCGAAGAAGTCCGCGCCGAAGCCGCGCGTTTGCTTGAAGCCTGGGAGGACGAGCCGGTCGTCGAGGCGCTGTGCCAGGCCCTGACCGATCCCGCGCTGGCCGTGCAATCCGCCGCCGCACAGAGCTTGAGCCTGCTCAAGAGCGAGGCGGCCGGACGGGTGATTCTGCCGTGGACCGGGCACGCCGACATCAGTGTGCGCATCGCCGCGTTCAGAGCCTTGCGCGAGTTGCGTTTTCCCGATGCCGCCGCTGCTGCTGTGGGGGCGTTGAACGACGCGGACGCCGCTGTTCGCCGCGAGGCGGTAGGCGTGCTCGGCTGGCTCAAACAGCTCGATGCGTTGCCGGCGCTGGCGCGACTGGCCAGCGACGACCCGGACACCGAAGTCCGTCGCGCCGCCACCGGGGCGTTGGGCCTGGCGTCTGACGCACTGGTCCTGCCATCCCTGCGCCAGGCCTTGCAGGACAATGCCTGGCAAGTGCGCGAAGAAGCCGCCACCACGTTGGGCAAAGTCGGGCACGCCGACGCCGGCCCTGCATTGGTCGAAGCCCTGAGCGACGATTACTGGCAAGTGCGCCTGCGCGCCACCCGTAGCCTCGGTCGCTTGCGCTACGCTCCGGCGCTGGAAGCGCTGATCGAAACCCTCGGCCACCGCATCAGTAATCTGCGCAAGGAAGCCGCGCTGGCGCTCGGCGAATTGAACGACAAAGGCGCCATTGCCCCGTTGCAGGCCGCGCAAGATGACGGCGACCCGGAAGTGCGCAAAGCCGTGCGCATCGCGTTGAGCCAGTTGCAATGA
- a CDS encoding DUF971 domain-containing protein, whose product MNPLAIGNSRSKQQLRLNWPDGREQLLDHAELRRQCPCSQCRAFRLQGLTVKVDSRIRVVELNSQGYGLQLIFSDGHERGIYPWPYLSSLT is encoded by the coding sequence ATGAACCCGCTGGCGATCGGCAATTCTCGAAGCAAACAGCAGCTGCGGCTGAACTGGCCGGACGGCCGCGAGCAGTTGCTGGATCATGCAGAATTGCGTCGTCAGTGCCCGTGCTCGCAATGCCGGGCGTTTCGGTTGCAAGGGCTGACCGTGAAAGTTGATTCACGCATTCGCGTGGTCGAACTCAACTCACAAGGCTACGGCCTGCAACTGATCTTCAGCGACGGCCACGAACGCGGCATCTACCCGTGGCCCTACCTCTCCAGCCTGACGTGA